The Brassica oleracea var. oleracea cultivar TO1000 chromosome C6, BOL, whole genome shotgun sequence genome includes a region encoding these proteins:
- the LOC106297876 gene encoding putative F-box protein At4g10740: MTTMLDLPDDLLDEIFSRVPLDSTTAVRSTSRELGESRMIVMMDHNVYLTSVVVNENASTKRLGKLTCLTHEQVKISEVFHCDGLLLFILKDDKRLVVWNPCLGETRWIEKGRHANVRAKYKYAFGYKVRKKKGESFRRYKILRFTLLTVLDSPSYETYDFGSSSWTHQGYNAFKGINEFCDRGVSLKGNPYWCAIDSWGQISRTVCFDFASVGFGGHQDLPFRVPYQFQHLVRLSCVRDEKLTLNCMAVSGDSKLQRTVVTSSTWSRGAVAPVATQIYGSRIRLMNKKCRGASSGPLTGLIRTDGGFFVEEEKKLAMVFGKDGDEKLDTVKVFGEDGYFRELDLGESSDKKCWPLVCPYVPSFVQNKPHKSYPEKR; this comes from the exons ATGACGACGATGTTGGATCTTCCCGATGACTTGCTAGATGAGATTTTCTCTAGGGTTCCCTTGGACTCTACAACAGCAGTACGATCAACAT CGAGGGAGTTAGGTGAGTCTAGGATGATCGTGATGATGGATCATAATGTTTATCTAACGAGCGTAGTTGTCAACGAAAACGCATCAACAAAGCGTCTAGGTAAACTCACTTGCCTAACCCACGAACAAGTCAAGATATCTGAAGTCTTTCACTGTGATGGTTTGTTACTATTCATCTTGAAAGACGACAAGAGACTTGTGGTTTGGAACCCTTGTTTGGGGGAAACAAGGTGGATCGAAAAAGGACGACATGCTAACGTACGTGCCAAGTACAAGTACGCTTTCGGGTACAAGGTGCGTAAGAAGAAGGGGGAATCTTTTCGTCGTTACAAAATCTTGAGGTTTACGCTTCTTACAGTCTTGGACTCTCCATCGTATGAAACCTACGATTTTGGTTCTAGTTCATGGACGCACCAAGGTTATAATGCGTTCAAGGGTATAAATGAGTTTTGTGACCGTGGCGTTTCTCTCAAGGGAAACCCTTACTGGTGCGCTATAGACTCATGGGGACAGATCAGTCGCACGGTCTGTTTTGATTTCGCAAGTGTGGGATTTGGAGGGCATCAAGATTTACCATTCCGGGTTCCTTATCAGTTTCAACATCTTGTGAGACTGTCTTGTGTGAGAGATGAGAAGCTTACT CTTAACTGCATGGCGGTTTCCGGCGATTCTAAGCTGCAGCGGACGGTGGTGACGAGCTCAACGTGGTCTCGAGGCGCGGTGGCTCCGGTGGCAACTCAG ATATATGGATCACGGATAAGATTGATGAACAAAAAGTGTCGTGGAGCAAGTTCGGGACCACTTACTGGCTTGATCAGGACAGATGGAGGTTTCTTTGTTGAAGAGGAGAAGAAACTCGCAATGGTTTTCGGTAAAGACGGAGACGAAAAATTAGACACAGTGAAAGTCTTTGGAGAGGATGGATACTTTAGAGAATTGGATCTTGGAGAGTCTTCAGACAAAAAGTGTTGGCCACTTGTGTGCCCTTATGTTCCAAGTTTCGTGCAAAACAAGCCACACAAAAGCTATCCAGAGAAGCGTTGA